The following coding sequences are from one Terriglobales bacterium window:
- a CDS encoding cysteine dioxygenase family protein: MAVASSSRQVISIASLVQDLRNFPERSFVSTEEIRRFLAEHPVDPASLDGYLFWDAQHYTRNLIDKTPLYELVAICWEVGHHSSIHNHRDQNCWMAVPIGRLMVQNYRVLFQDLKAGKCHIEKSFAVQMDAANPVAVDPNAPVHKVYNPREWAQRAVSLHVYSRPFDNCDVYSEEQQTCGTIALSYTSERGVRSRPA; the protein is encoded by the coding sequence ATGGCAGTGGCTTCTTCTTCCCGGCAGGTGATCTCGATTGCTAGCCTCGTGCAAGATCTGCGCAATTTTCCGGAACGCTCTTTCGTCTCAACCGAAGAAATCCGGCGCTTCCTGGCGGAACACCCGGTGGATCCGGCTTCACTCGATGGCTACTTGTTCTGGGATGCTCAACACTACACCCGCAACCTTATTGACAAAACGCCGCTCTACGAGTTGGTCGCCATCTGTTGGGAAGTTGGCCATCACAGTTCCATTCATAATCACCGCGACCAAAACTGCTGGATGGCGGTCCCGATCGGCCGGCTGATGGTGCAGAACTATCGCGTGCTCTTTCAGGACTTGAAAGCTGGGAAATGCCACATTGAGAAGTCGTTTGCGGTGCAGATGGATGCGGCAAATCCGGTGGCGGTGGATCCCAATGCCCCAGTGCACAAGGTCTACAATCCGCGCGAGTGGGCCCAGCGCGCGGTCAGCTTGCACGTTTACTCGCGGCCATTCGATAACTGCGATGTCTATTCAGAGGAGCAGCAGACGTGCGGCACCATTGCTCTGAGCTACACCTCCGAGCGGGGCGTACGCTCTCGCCCAGCCTGA
- a CDS encoding twin-arginine translocase TatA/TatE family subunit, translated as MFEGLFQPMHLLVIFAIALFIFGPKKLPELGKGIGDGIRALKEGLRDDSSKSAEKAPDQTIKS; from the coding sequence ATGTTTGAGGGTCTGTTTCAACCCATGCATCTGTTGGTGATCTTTGCCATCGCTCTCTTCATCTTCGGACCCAAAAAGCTACCCGAATTGGGCAAAGGGATTGGCGATGGCATTCGCGCACTCAAGGAAGGTCTGCGCGACGATTCCAGCAAATCTGCGGAGAAGGCTCCGGATCAAACCATCAAGAGCTGA
- a CDS encoding PilZ domain-containing protein, which translates to MTEEVTPKAGTEPAQEPQPVGRFIEKQSAMRFPLRLPVEFHSQNGDQAGETRNISANGVLFQVESEMPIGSSVEFEISMSPEILGAPIDVAVKCRGRVVRSFQEGDQRWAGVVIDEYKFQRR; encoded by the coding sequence GTGACGGAAGAAGTTACGCCCAAGGCGGGGACAGAACCGGCGCAAGAACCACAGCCGGTGGGGCGCTTCATTGAGAAGCAAAGCGCCATGCGCTTTCCCCTTCGGCTTCCCGTCGAATTTCATTCCCAAAATGGCGATCAGGCCGGCGAGACGCGCAACATCTCCGCCAATGGAGTGCTGTTTCAGGTGGAGAGCGAAATGCCGATCGGCTCCAGTGTGGAGTTCGAGATTTCCATGTCCCCTGAGATTTTAGGGGCGCCCATTGATGTTGCGGTGAAGTGCCGCGGGCGCGTGGTACGCAGTTTTCAAGAAGGCGATCAGCGCTGGGCTGGTGTCGTGATTGACGAATACAAGTTCCAGCGGCGTTAA
- a CDS encoding CocE/NonD family hydrolase, with protein MRSLPQIGALLIFLALSSFADLPDFAVDKDVAVPMRDGAVVRADIMRPRRGSRFPTLVYRTPYNKEEALKNSTTFRHAVERGYAVVVQDVRGRYASGGEFAAYENEGRDGYDTIEWAARQPWSSGDVGTFGLSYPGAVQWLAAIETPPHLKAMVPAMTFSTPRQFFYSSGVFDMSWIEWIWNNMAPDVRIKKNLPGPRTYADAVADWKRNREKMLNVLPLDSLPELRQIAPYYYEWLHHPPEDPWWNWAELHDKYDRVHAAVLNLSGWYDEDYGPEGATTNFLGLVASRKGDADPRTHLLIGPWVHGAEETGITHSGDREFGRAARIDYDDTVLRWMDHYLRGIDNGVEREAPVRLFVMGDNRWREGRIWPPQGVQPTAFYIGGSHRNDQPKNRGVLTRSAPQEERSTVFTADPAHPVTDPYAGVLGAHDFRELAKRSDVLVFDTDPLEHDLEVTGPITAEVYVSCDCRDFDLWVRLLDVLPDGTAYNLMSPGSDVLRASHRNAQHSREMLNPGQIYKLTLPNMRLSNVFKSGHRIRVQISASFFPDFSRNLQSGKLETTSAEMRKANIHIHHGRGHASRLVLPVMPR; from the coding sequence ATGAGATCGCTCCCGCAGATTGGCGCGCTGCTGATTTTCCTTGCGCTCTCCTCATTTGCTGACCTGCCCGACTTCGCCGTGGACAAAGACGTTGCGGTTCCCATGCGCGACGGTGCCGTGGTACGCGCGGACATCATGCGCCCGCGCCGTGGTAGTCGCTTCCCAACCCTCGTTTATCGCACGCCATATAACAAGGAAGAGGCCCTCAAGAATTCCACGACATTTCGCCACGCGGTCGAACGCGGCTATGCGGTGGTCGTACAAGATGTGCGTGGCCGGTACGCCTCTGGAGGCGAGTTCGCGGCGTATGAGAACGAGGGGCGCGACGGGTACGACACCATTGAGTGGGCTGCACGCCAGCCTTGGTCAAGCGGCGACGTTGGTACCTTCGGCCTGTCTTATCCCGGAGCGGTGCAGTGGCTGGCCGCCATTGAGACCCCGCCGCATCTCAAGGCAATGGTGCCGGCCATGACCTTCTCGACGCCGCGCCAGTTCTTTTATTCCAGCGGCGTCTTTGATATGTCCTGGATCGAGTGGATCTGGAACAACATGGCTCCCGATGTCCGAATAAAGAAGAACCTTCCCGGCCCTCGGACCTATGCCGATGCCGTCGCCGACTGGAAACGTAATCGCGAGAAGATGCTTAACGTTCTGCCTCTCGACTCACTGCCGGAGCTCCGCCAAATAGCTCCCTATTACTATGAGTGGTTGCACCATCCGCCCGAGGATCCCTGGTGGAACTGGGCGGAGCTTCACGACAAGTACGATCGCGTACACGCCGCCGTGCTGAACCTCTCGGGCTGGTATGACGAAGATTATGGGCCGGAAGGGGCCACCACTAACTTTCTCGGGCTGGTGGCCTCGCGGAAGGGTGACGCTGACCCGCGCACCCATCTCTTGATCGGCCCATGGGTACACGGGGCGGAAGAAACCGGCATCACTCACTCGGGAGACCGCGAATTTGGGCGAGCGGCGCGGATTGATTATGACGACACTGTGCTCCGTTGGATGGACCATTATCTGCGCGGCATCGACAACGGCGTCGAGCGGGAGGCCCCGGTTCGATTGTTCGTCATGGGGGACAATCGCTGGCGAGAAGGTCGCATCTGGCCACCTCAGGGAGTGCAACCCACGGCGTTCTACATTGGCGGAAGTCACCGCAATGACCAGCCGAAAAATCGCGGTGTTCTGACCCGCAGTGCCCCGCAAGAAGAACGATCCACGGTCTTCACCGCCGATCCCGCACATCCCGTCACCGACCCTTACGCGGGCGTTCTCGGCGCCCACGATTTCCGCGAGTTGGCGAAACGCTCCGACGTGCTGGTTTTCGATACCGATCCACTAGAGCACGACCTCGAAGTCACTGGGCCGATCACAGCCGAGGTTTATGTTTCATGCGATTGTCGTGACTTTGATCTATGGGTGCGCCTGCTTGATGTTTTGCCCGATGGCACCGCTTACAACCTGATGAGTCCCGGATCTGACGTGTTGCGAGCCAGCCACCGGAATGCGCAGCATAGCCGTGAGATGCTGAACCCCGGACAAATCTACAAACTGACTCTGCCCAATATGCGGTTGAGCAACGTCTTTAAGTCGGGCCATCGCATCCGGGTGCAGATTTCAGCGTCCTTCTTCCCCGATTTCTCTCGCAATTTGCAGAGTGGAAAATTGGAAACGACTTCTGCAGAGATGCGGAAAGCCAACATTCACATCCACCACGGACGGGGCCATGCCTCGCGACTTGTACTGCCGGTAATGCCTCGATGA
- a CDS encoding TldD/PmbA family protein, which yields MLTRDKTQEIFERVRRHAASDEVEVLIAGGHSALTRFANNTIHQNVAEENYVVSVRTTFNGRTARATTNRFDEESLGSAVKASESLARVQEPDPDLLPMAGAEVTTGTPEVRRAHVETSSLTPQDRAAAVQKIVGIAKKHQLTTAGIFSNSESVEAILNSRGLVAYHTQTSSEISVTMLAGDSSGWQKANSPDVRNLNPVALAETAAEKALKSAHPQELAPGKYTVILEPAAVLDLVGFMFWDFAGMAILDQRSFLNNRMGVKIFGENITVRDDVTHSLQSGAPFDGEGVRRERVPLIENGVVKRLVYARATAEKMKKSEYASKVGPIEATGHGFPLPNEVGEAPVNVVFEGAPGKSAKTIPQMIESTERGVLVTRLWYIREVDPYEKILTGMTRDGTFYVEGGRLQHGIRNFRFNESLIHMLSNVLEMGTSVRASGEESFDMVVPPMKVGEFNFTEVTKF from the coding sequence TTGCTAACAAGAGATAAAACTCAGGAGATCTTCGAGCGCGTTCGCAGGCACGCGGCCAGTGATGAGGTAGAAGTCCTGATCGCCGGCGGTCACAGTGCGCTCACGCGCTTCGCTAATAACACGATCCACCAGAACGTGGCGGAAGAGAACTACGTTGTTTCGGTGCGGACCACCTTCAATGGTCGAACTGCACGCGCTACCACTAATAGGTTTGACGAAGAGAGCCTGGGAAGCGCGGTAAAAGCTTCTGAAAGCCTGGCCCGAGTTCAAGAGCCGGATCCCGACTTGTTGCCCATGGCCGGAGCGGAAGTGACCACGGGCACTCCGGAAGTGCGCCGCGCTCACGTTGAAACTTCGTCGCTGACTCCCCAAGACAGGGCCGCAGCAGTACAAAAAATCGTAGGCATAGCAAAAAAGCACCAGCTGACCACCGCCGGAATCTTCTCCAACTCCGAAAGCGTAGAGGCCATTCTGAATTCGCGCGGGCTGGTCGCCTACCACACACAAACTTCCTCAGAAATCTCCGTGACCATGCTGGCCGGCGACTCGTCTGGCTGGCAAAAGGCCAATTCCCCTGACGTGCGCAACCTGAATCCCGTTGCCCTGGCGGAGACGGCTGCCGAAAAAGCACTCAAATCAGCCCACCCGCAGGAACTCGCGCCAGGCAAATACACGGTGATTCTCGAGCCTGCCGCGGTGCTCGACCTGGTGGGATTCATGTTTTGGGACTTCGCGGGCATGGCTATTCTCGATCAGCGCTCCTTCTTGAATAATCGGATGGGGGTGAAGATATTTGGAGAGAACATCACGGTGCGCGATGACGTCACGCACTCTTTGCAATCCGGCGCTCCTTTCGATGGCGAAGGGGTGCGACGTGAGCGGGTGCCGCTTATCGAGAACGGAGTCGTAAAGCGGCTGGTATATGCGCGTGCCACCGCGGAGAAGATGAAGAAGTCAGAGTACGCTTCCAAAGTGGGGCCCATCGAGGCCACCGGCCACGGCTTTCCCTTGCCGAACGAGGTCGGCGAGGCGCCGGTAAATGTTGTCTTCGAAGGGGCGCCAGGGAAGTCAGCCAAAACGATTCCACAGATGATCGAGAGCACTGAGCGGGGAGTCCTGGTCACACGCCTGTGGTACATCCGCGAAGTTGACCCTTACGAAAAGATCCTCACCGGAATGACGCGAGACGGCACTTTCTATGTCGAGGGTGGCAGACTGCAGCACGGAATACGCAATTTCCGCTTCAACGAGAGTCTCATCCACATGCTGAGTAATGTTTTAGAGATGGGCACTTCAGTGCGCGCCAGCGGCGAAGAGTCCTTCGATATGGTGGTCCCTCCGATGAAGGTAGGGGAGTTCAATTTCACGGAAGTCACGAAGTTCTAA
- a CDS encoding prepilin-type N-terminal cleavage/methylation domain-containing protein: protein MRKDKGFSLIELLIVVAIILIIAAIAIPNLLRARIAANESSAVASVRTINTAEISYNVAFPTFGYAAALANLGGGGGAGCVATNAQACLIDTTLGGGSKSGYNFTAVGGNANAAGALTTYLVNSDPVTQNQTGVRSFCSVEDAVIHFAQAAIANCGAATVLQ from the coding sequence ATGCGTAAAGATAAAGGCTTTTCATTGATTGAGTTGCTGATCGTAGTAGCGATCATCCTGATCATCGCTGCGATTGCTATTCCGAACTTGTTGCGCGCCAGGATCGCCGCCAACGAATCATCGGCTGTGGCTTCGGTGCGTACCATCAACACTGCGGAAATCTCTTATAACGTTGCATTTCCGACCTTCGGTTATGCTGCGGCTCTGGCTAACCTTGGTGGCGGTGGCGGCGCAGGTTGCGTAGCCACAAACGCCCAGGCGTGCTTAATTGACACCACGCTGGGCGGAGGTTCCAAGAGTGGTTACAACTTCACCGCAGTTGGTGGTAACGCGAACGCGGCAGGCGCACTCACCACTTACCTGGTGAATTCGGACCCGGTTACTCAGAACCAAACCGGCGTGCGCTCCTTCTGCTCGGTTGAAGATGCTGTGATCCACTTCGCGCAGGCTGCAATCGCGAACTGTGGCGCTGCGACTGTGTTGCAGTAA
- a CDS encoding APC family permease: MASPLFVLGHVNPCYNAAVNTSRESAGLVRSIGRWSLAALMVNSIIGSGIFGLPSIIARQLGPAAPLAWLLAAVFSGIIMGCFAEVASRFTEAGGPYLYSRVTFGRFVGILMGWLAWLVRIAAAAASANLFVVYLKEFWGVAGNFLPRLLILSLLIGLLAAINVRGVRAGTQLSNVVTVAKLTPLAVFIVVGGAYLITRHQHMVVGWVHTSTQSWLDAMLLMVFGYGGFEGALMPLGEAKDPRRDAPFALFTALITCTAVYTTIQIVVMGVLPNAALTDRPLATAARVFMGPAGAVLLTLGTLLSGYGYLASMMLNVPRLTYALAERDDFPTIFRAVHHRFRTPYISIMVFAALIWLLALWGNFEWNATLSAIARLFYFAVVCAALPVLRRREARIAGKADFGAAVFRLPLGIPLSFVGVVTCALLVGGIRRGSFAILLGVLAVAFMNWLWATRRQR; the protein is encoded by the coding sequence ATGGCGAGTCCGCTTTTCGTCTTAGGCCACGTCAATCCGTGCTACAACGCTGCTGTGAACACGTCCCGTGAAAGCGCTGGCCTGGTACGCAGCATTGGACGCTGGAGCCTGGCTGCGCTGATGGTGAACTCCATCATCGGCAGCGGTATCTTCGGCCTGCCTTCAATCATTGCTCGGCAGCTTGGGCCGGCCGCCCCGCTCGCTTGGCTACTCGCGGCCGTGTTCAGCGGCATCATCATGGGATGCTTTGCGGAAGTGGCTTCCCGCTTCACCGAAGCAGGCGGTCCCTACCTCTATTCGCGGGTCACTTTTGGCAGGTTTGTCGGAATTCTGATGGGTTGGTTAGCCTGGCTGGTCCGCATCGCTGCAGCCGCTGCCAGCGCCAATCTCTTTGTTGTGTACCTAAAGGAGTTCTGGGGAGTGGCCGGGAATTTCCTTCCGCGATTGCTCATCCTGAGCCTTCTCATAGGCCTGCTCGCTGCAATCAATGTTCGCGGCGTGCGCGCAGGAACGCAGCTCAGCAATGTGGTTACGGTCGCCAAGCTGACCCCGTTGGCCGTCTTTATCGTTGTTGGCGGTGCCTATCTTATTACGCGGCATCAGCACATGGTTGTAGGGTGGGTTCATACGAGCACGCAATCATGGCTCGACGCGATGCTACTCATGGTATTTGGCTATGGCGGTTTTGAGGGCGCGCTGATGCCACTGGGCGAAGCTAAGGATCCCCGCCGCGATGCCCCGTTTGCGCTGTTCACCGCCTTGATCACCTGCACAGCGGTTTACACCACGATTCAAATCGTCGTAATGGGCGTTTTGCCCAACGCTGCCTTAACCGACCGTCCTCTTGCTACCGCCGCTCGCGTCTTTATGGGGCCTGCAGGAGCTGTCCTCTTGACCCTGGGTACCCTTCTTTCCGGTTATGGGTATCTGGCCTCGATGATGCTCAACGTTCCACGACTCACCTATGCTCTGGCTGAGCGCGATGATTTTCCAACGATTTTCAGAGCTGTCCACCATCGCTTCCGCACGCCCTACATTTCCATCATGGTATTCGCAGCGCTGATATGGCTGCTGGCGCTGTGGGGAAATTTTGAGTGGAACGCCACGTTGTCGGCAATTGCCCGACTCTTTTATTTTGCCGTGGTATGTGCGGCATTGCCGGTGCTCCGGCGACGTGAAGCTCGGATCGCCGGAAAAGCAGATTTCGGAGCCGCCGTCTTTCGCTTGCCACTGGGCATTCCGTTGTCATTCGTCGGGGTTGTTACCTGTGCGCTTCTGGTCGGCGGGATCCGCCGTGGGTCTTTCGCAATTCTGTTGGGAGTACTGGCCGTCGCATTCATGAATTGGCTTTGGGCGACCCGGCGACAACGTTAG
- a CDS encoding DUF4242 domain-containing protein produces the protein MPKYVIEREIPGAGKLKPQELQAVSQKSCEVLRNLGPQIQWVHSYVTDNKIYCIYIAPNAELIREHARKGGFPANQVSEVKTVIDPTTGENHPA, from the coding sequence ATGCCCAAATACGTCATTGAACGAGAAATCCCCGGCGCTGGGAAATTGAAGCCTCAAGAGCTACAAGCCGTGTCGCAGAAATCTTGTGAGGTTCTAAGGAATCTCGGTCCGCAAATTCAGTGGGTGCACAGCTACGTCACCGACAATAAGATCTATTGTATTTACATTGCTCCCAACGCCGAACTGATACGCGAGCACGCCCGTAAAGGAGGTTTTCCCGCAAACCAGGTCTCTGAAGTTAAGACTGTGATTGACCCGACGACTGGAGAAAACCACCCCGCCTAG
- a CDS encoding prepilin-type N-terminal cleavage/methylation domain-containing protein: protein MRKQKGFSLIELLIVVAIILIIAAIAIPNLLRARIAANESSAVASVRTINTAEISYNIAFPTFGYAAALANLGGGGGAGCVATNAQACLLDTTLGGGTKSGYNFTAVGGNANAAGALTTYLVNTNPVTQNQTGVRSFCSVEDAVIHFAQAAIANCGAATVLQ from the coding sequence ATGCGGAAGCAAAAAGGCTTTTCACTAATTGAGTTGCTGATCGTGGTAGCGATCATCCTGATTATCGCTGCTATTGCTATACCGAACTTGTTGCGCGCCAGAATCGCCGCCAATGAATCATCGGCTGTGGCCTCGGTGCGTACCATTAACACCGCGGAAATTTCGTACAATATCGCATTCCCGACCTTCGGTTATGCTGCGGCTCTGGCTAACCTTGGTGGCGGTGGCGGTGCAGGTTGCGTAGCCACAAACGCGCAGGCTTGCTTGCTCGACACTACCCTGGGCGGCGGCACCAAGAGTGGCTACAACTTCACCGCAGTTGGCGGCAACGCCAACGCGGCAGGCGCGCTCACCACTTACCTGGTGAACACCAACCCGGTAACGCAGAACCAGACCGGCGTGCGCTCCTTCTGCTCGGTTGAAGACGCTGTGATCCACTTCGCGCAGGCTGCAATCGCGAACTGTGGCGCTGCGACTGTACTGCAATAG
- a CDS encoding AI-2E family transporter translates to MIIAAGVVLTICYVARLVLITLLVAIMLTFILAPLRDFLQRLHLPRSISSLLAILLLLTFMGAATFYSYSQAVTFMQTLPKYSGEIRDAINRARARAETFQKTTTEVLEPDGEDRATVTVRPAATPAWQALAQSLGSVSQVLVAISFIPFLVYFMLTWHHHVRSATVMLFRLENRHAAYVTLGLIARMMRSFMVGNLLVGLFLAAVSTAVFGLIHLPFFYFVGIFSGFLSLLPYLGVVLALVPPLMVGLGQISSGDALVIAVTVFVLHLFALNVLYPKLVGNRLQLNPLVVSLALLFWGWMWGGMGLVLAIPITGAMKIIFDHVESLQPYGVWLGE, encoded by the coding sequence ATGATAATTGCCGCCGGGGTGGTCCTTACCATCTGCTACGTCGCGCGATTAGTCCTGATCACGCTATTGGTGGCCATAATGCTTACTTTCATTCTGGCGCCGCTCCGAGACTTCCTCCAGCGGCTCCATTTACCACGCAGCATTAGTTCGCTGCTCGCTATCCTGCTGCTACTAACCTTCATGGGTGCCGCGACTTTCTACTCATACAGTCAAGCCGTCACGTTCATGCAAACCCTGCCGAAGTATTCAGGGGAGATCCGCGATGCCATCAACCGCGCACGCGCACGCGCCGAGACATTTCAGAAAACAACTACAGAAGTACTCGAACCGGATGGAGAGGACAGAGCTACTGTGACCGTGCGGCCAGCAGCAACTCCGGCGTGGCAGGCACTCGCGCAGAGTTTAGGTTCCGTGTCACAAGTGTTGGTCGCGATTTCGTTTATTCCATTCCTGGTGTACTTCATGCTCACCTGGCACCATCATGTGCGCTCGGCGACGGTCATGCTGTTCCGGCTTGAAAACCGGCACGCCGCTTACGTCACCCTGGGATTGATCGCACGCATGATGCGCAGTTTCATGGTGGGAAACCTGCTAGTAGGATTGTTCCTGGCGGCGGTAAGTACCGCGGTGTTTGGCCTGATACACCTGCCGTTTTTCTACTTTGTCGGTATTTTCAGCGGATTTCTGAGCCTGCTGCCTTACCTCGGAGTGGTGTTGGCATTGGTGCCCCCTTTGATGGTCGGCCTGGGGCAGATTTCCTCGGGCGATGCTCTCGTAATCGCTGTAACCGTCTTTGTGTTGCACTTGTTTGCCCTGAACGTGCTCTATCCGAAACTGGTGGGCAATCGACTGCAGTTAAATCCGCTGGTGGTCAGCCTGGCACTTCTCTTCTGGGGTTGGATGTGGGGCGGCATGGGATTGGTATTGGCGATCCCAATCACGGGGGCGATGAAAATCATTTTCGATCACGTTGAATCGCTGCAGCCCTACGGCGTTTGGCTGGGAGAATAG
- a CDS encoding CehA/McbA family metallohydrolase has translation MLVAPCAFGQRRPLLQQIDLPHPYYYREMYLPQLTTGPSAVAWSPDSKSLVYSMAGTLWRQEPGSSTAQQLTDGPGYDYQPDCSPDGRWIVYTSYYKDAYELHVLDLQTGHSQAITSGGNVNAEPRWSPDGKHIAFVSTAYNRRFHIFVADVAEGVLGNVQRLTGETRSSLPRYYYSQFDTEISPVWSPDGSDLVFISNRGHIYGSGGFWRMKAQPGAEAHEIHYEETTWKARPDFSPDGKRLVYASYLGRQWHQLWLLPSKGGDAFPISYGEFDNINPRWSPNGKHIAFISNRGGNTSLWIQEALGGAQTQIIPTERRYRKPMGTLTISVTDNKGQLTPARVSILGQDGRAYAPDDDWMRGDDSFDPTAPFEVHYFHTPGKSTIRVPVGEISVETMKGLDYEVNKRELQIAPGQNTEITLRLQPLLVRNEPGYRWASADLHVHMNYAGAYRDTPRRLVMQATAENLGLVEDLVVNKEQRIPDISYFRTDPDPASTPDMLLMHSQEFHTSYWGHLGALNLTRNFILPGYAGYPETGAASLVPTNADVADLAHAQQGVVGYVHPFESLPDPANPAPLTDELPVDVALGKVDYIEIVGFSDHRSTAEVWYKLLNCGFRIPTGAGTDAMANFASLRGPVGLNRVYARIPDKQGPNTRLDPQVWLDSLRKGHTFATNGPLLGFTLGGQNLGEELKLPGQQEVKFTAWMRSIVPVDHLELVCNGQVAKDLRLGPARTAADIQGTLPISKSGWCLLRAWNEKAHHAVLDLYPYATTSPVYINVGSAPVRSANDATYFVAWIDRLTQAAKAFLDWNSEAEKAHVLKQLSDARNVYARQLK, from the coding sequence ATGCTTGTCGCACCCTGCGCCTTTGGCCAGCGTCGTCCCCTATTGCAGCAGATTGATCTCCCTCATCCTTATTACTACCGAGAAATGTACCTGCCCCAGCTCACGACGGGGCCGAGCGCGGTCGCGTGGTCTCCAGATTCGAAGTCGCTGGTCTATTCCATGGCTGGAACGCTTTGGCGGCAGGAGCCCGGGTCCTCCACGGCGCAACAATTAACTGACGGACCCGGCTACGACTACCAACCGGACTGTTCACCTGATGGCCGTTGGATCGTTTACACCTCGTACTACAAAGATGCATACGAGCTCCATGTTCTGGACTTGCAGACTGGTCACTCCCAGGCGATCACCAGCGGCGGCAACGTCAATGCAGAGCCGCGCTGGTCGCCAGACGGCAAGCACATCGCTTTCGTATCCACAGCCTACAATCGCCGCTTTCATATATTCGTGGCTGACGTTGCAGAGGGTGTGCTCGGCAACGTGCAGAGGCTCACAGGTGAAACTCGAAGCTCTCTGCCCCGCTACTACTACAGCCAGTTCGATACGGAGATCAGCCCGGTGTGGTCGCCCGATGGTTCGGACCTGGTATTCATTTCCAATCGCGGACACATCTATGGCAGCGGCGGGTTCTGGCGAATGAAAGCACAACCCGGCGCCGAAGCCCATGAGATCCACTATGAAGAGACCACATGGAAAGCCCGGCCGGATTTCTCACCCGACGGCAAGCGTCTGGTCTACGCCTCATATCTCGGCAGGCAGTGGCACCAGCTTTGGCTTTTACCGTCCAAAGGGGGAGATGCCTTTCCCATTTCTTATGGCGAGTTCGACAACATCAATCCGCGCTGGTCTCCCAACGGCAAGCACATCGCGTTCATCTCTAACCGTGGGGGAAACACCTCACTGTGGATACAAGAAGCTCTCGGCGGAGCGCAAACCCAAATTATTCCCACGGAGCGTCGCTATCGAAAGCCAATGGGCACGCTGACCATCAGCGTCACTGACAACAAAGGGCAGCTCACGCCGGCGCGCGTCTCCATCCTTGGTCAGGACGGCCGGGCTTATGCTCCCGATGACGACTGGATGCGCGGCGATGACAGCTTTGATCCCACGGCTCCGTTCGAAGTGCATTATTTCCATACGCCCGGAAAAAGCACCATCAGAGTTCCCGTGGGCGAGATTTCGGTCGAGACGATGAAGGGACTCGACTATGAGGTAAATAAACGAGAACTGCAAATCGCACCCGGCCAGAATACTGAGATCACACTTCGTCTGCAGCCTCTCTTGGTGCGCAATGAGCCCGGATATCGTTGGGCCAGCGCTGATCTCCACGTGCACATGAACTATGCGGGTGCTTATCGCGACACTCCGCGCAGACTAGTAATGCAAGCAACTGCAGAGAACCTCGGGCTGGTGGAAGATTTAGTTGTCAACAAAGAGCAGCGGATTCCGGATATCTCGTATTTCCGCACTGATCCCGATCCCGCGTCCACGCCCGACATGCTGCTTATGCACAGCCAGGAATTCCATACCAGCTATTGGGGACATCTTGGGGCACTCAATCTGACCAGAAATTTTATTTTGCCGGGCTATGCTGGCTATCCCGAGACCGGCGCAGCGAGCTTGGTTCCTACAAATGCCGATGTCGCTGACCTGGCCCACGCTCAGCAGGGAGTCGTGGGATACGTGCACCCCTTTGAATCCCTTCCCGATCCGGCCAACCCTGCGCCACTCACTGATGAGTTGCCGGTCGATGTCGCGCTCGGCAAGGTTGACTACATTGAAATTGTCGGCTTCAGCGATCACAGGTCGACCGCCGAGGTCTGGTACAAGCTGCTGAACTGCGGGTTTCGGATACCCACAGGAGCCGGCACCGATGCCATGGCAAACTTCGCATCGTTGCGTGGCCCGGTCGGCTTGAACCGCGTGTACGCGAGAATTCCGGACAAGCAGGGACCGAATACCCGGTTGGATCCTCAGGTCTGGCTGGATTCGCTTCGCAAGGGGCACACCTTTGCGACCAATGGCCCCTTGCTGGGGTTCACCCTGGGCGGCCAGAACCTCGGCGAGGAATTGAAGTTGCCGGGTCAGCAGGAAGTCAAATTTACTGCCTGGATGCGTTCTATTGTGCCGGTTGATCATCTTGAATTAGTTTGCAATGGCCAAGTCGCTAAGGACCTCAGATTAGGTCCCGCTCGAACTGCCGCGGACATTCAGGGAACCCTCCCGATTTCGAAGAGCGGCTGGTGCCTCTTGCGGGCATGGAATGAAAAAGCCCACCATGCGGTGCTCGACCTTTACCCATATGCAACCACTAGTCCCGTGTATATCAATGTGGGCTCCGCACCCGTCCGATCGGCAAACGATGCTACATATTTTGTGGCTTGGATTGATAGGTTGACCCAGGCGGCGAAAGCCTTTTTGGACTGGAACAGCGAAGCCGAGAAGGCCCATGTCCTGAAACAGCTATCTGACGCCCGGAATGTTTACGCCCGACAACTCAAGTAA